One window of uncultured Methanoregula sp. genomic DNA carries:
- a CDS encoding rubredoxin, with protein MSQTAKLSRWVCLECHYIYDPVKGDPKNGVPAGTAYEDVPDTWRCPECKILKCKKGVFKRLDD; from the coding sequence ATGTCCCAAACTGCAAAACTATCACGGTGGGTCTGTCTGGAATGTCATTACATCTACGATCCGGTAAAAGGCGATCCCAAGAACGGAGTCCCGGCCGGGACAGCATACGAAGACGTTCCTGATACCTGGCGATGTCCTGAATGCAAAATCCTCAAGTGCAAGAAAGGCGTTTTCAAGCGCCTTGATGATTAA